The genomic interval CCATGCTCACCGCAGGTGGAGGGAGAGAAGCGTCTAGAAGGAAAGGGGAACAGCCACGACTGGGAAGACTTCTGGGAGGAAGAGCAGCACTCCAAGATaacaaggaggaagaaggcagGTGGGCAAGAAGTTGGCCCTGGGTGTCTTCTGCCCAGTAGATAAGAGAGATTCTCCTTCCAGATGGtgatgggagaaaggcaagaaacacaccaccacaacaatggGCAAAGGTCTCAGCAGGAAAACCACTAGCCTCCCCTTCCTCTGACCCTTTGTAGTGATGGAAAAGCTGGGGACGAAAAAGAAGCTGCCAGCCTGCCTGGGTTGGAGCTGGGAGCTCCTGgatccctttccctcctccccaaatAGGGCAAAGCTGACAAGAGTCTGCAGCAGCACCTCCCTGAATGGCTCCTTGGATTTTGCAGCATCTTTTAATGATCATGGAGTTGTGGTGAGGCTGGCAATTTTATCTGAaccacttttaaaattttatatgtataaaaattTGGTATGTCTATACATGTCTGGGAtacaattaatgtttttaaagcttaattgctttttccttcttcttggtGTGGAACACCTGCCCCTTGCAAATAGGAGCCATCCAAGCCAGACTTACTCCACTGGTGGTCTGTGGCCTGGAGCCAGTCCATCTGATATTGGCAGCCAGACCCTGGCATGATTCCCAGCaggttgtagccaatgggcacaaatatggtgccggTCACTGGCAAATTGAGATAACACTCTGCTGGTTCCCACATCAGCTAGAATGGGAAGCAGTGAGTCTGGGAATGCACAGGGGcagcaggagaggaaaaaaatgaacatgGGGAGAAACCATCCATGTATGCCCCCAAATCTCCCAGACAGTCAGAACCTCCATAGGTAGGGCAGTTGAGTGAGACGTTGCTGATGCATTCAGCCTACTTAGCGTGAGATGCCCCTGCTTTCTGGGGCAAAACCAGTCATTTCCACAGCCCTGGCACAATCTTTGGTTGGGTGCGCTGGAGGGCACAGCTAGCCCCACCCGGCTGAgtcagcaggcattccccgaagcCTTTCCCCAAGGCAAGGTCCTCATCCAGGAAGCATGACAGGCAGCATGGATTATTGTTGCTGGATTGCTTTATGGGCCCTTGCTCAGGGTCACAGATGGTTGGGTGTCCCAGCTGAGAAGGGCCTCAGCCAGAGAGAGGTTTCATTCGGCCACGGCAGGCATCCACGCTAGCGGCGCCAACAAGCAGATGGCCAGGGCTTCAGAAACATTATCTCTTTTGGGGCCACTAGCCATGCCAACTACAGAGGTTCAAGGTGTCTTAGTccaaaaaaagtagcttttccaagtgcGTTCCTTGCCTTGCATGTGCCAAGAGAGCGAGGGAGGGTGGCCACTGGTCTTCCTCCCCCCAACTCCAGGTGTCCCCAGGATTCTGTGCCCAGGTAATGTTTCCTGCCAATCACCCATTAAAGAAAGCTCTACCTATTGTTtcatttgtatcccgctttttttGAAAactgggacccaaggtagcttacaagataaaaagaaatgcaaattaaaaacacatgttggtaaaaacatgcaaaaagttatgttgaaaacagttttaaattatccttaaaattaaaatcatttaaaatcaaAGATAATAACAGCCCTCTAGGAAAATCCCTTTTGCTGTCAAAAGTAGTCAATTTCTAAAAGTCTGCtggaacaaaaaggtcttcacctgtcgACCAAAGGATGACAAGGAAGGAGCCGACCCAACCTTCATAGAAAGGAAGTTTCAGAGTtctggagcagccaccaaggcgGCCCTTATCCTTTCAACTTAAGGTGTGTTCCCTATTGAGTGAAGGAAGGAAATGTGCATGGGCTGCTCCAGAAGGCAGGTGTGGGCTGCAAAGGACTCCTGGACCCGGGGAGTGGGAGATGGGCTGGGGGTCGGGCTCTCCACACACAACCCCCCAGACTGTATCCTGCTCCTCAGCTGCTAACTAGCCCCCTTCCCCACAGACTCAATCCTGACAGTCAGCCACACAAGCCTTTCTCACCCCCCAGCATTACCTGGCAAATGGGCAGGAAGAACCAGCAGCCTTTCTGGGCAAGCGGGCAGCCAGATCCACGACACTGGATGACCGAGGCAGCAGGAGCTGGGCTCTCTTGAAGCAGACAGAGTGGTTTTGTGGAAAGATATTGGCTTCAGGGTATCCAGTCTGAGCCATCAAATTGGGCAATCACCTCCTTGGACTGGACTGGTTGGTTCACAGAGTGCTCCAGTGGTTTCTGAGAAGAGGGGAGTAGTCAGAAGCCAGTCAACATGCCAGTGACTACTGCCAGGACTTCCTCCTTCCAACCCACACAGTAGCCCAGTGGGAAGGAGGAACTGAACCTGGACAGCACACACCTCATCCCCGACTGACCAACTGACCATGGCTGAGTGAGCAAGGCTAGATGAACTGAGAGGGCTCCCCTTTCCCCCATCGTCTCTGGCCCACCTTGAGAAGAGCTTGCAGAGCTGGTGGCTAGCTGGCTTGCTGGCCAACCTTCCAGGCAACCTGCCTGCCCTCTCCAGCCTGCTGTCCTGCTGTGGTGTTTCCTCCATTCCTAACAGGAGCTGGGGACTATTGTCAGCTGTTGTTAGAGAGGGAATGGATCTGGGAGAAAGTGACTGGTCACAGGCAGGGCCTTAATGGTCCACAGAAAGGGGCCTCCTCTTTCCACCTTGCCCAGCCTCTAGAGGAATAGCTCAGAGAATGGCTGTCAATGGTCAAAGCAACCAGTACTAGTGCTGCAGCCTGGCATCAATTACATCTGTCTTCCAACACTCAAGTTTAACATTCAAGTGAGAATCATACACAGCTCCAAATGTGATGGACTGGAGCTTCCAGTGTTTCCCACCATTATCTATGCTGGCTAATAAAGCAGATGGGAGTTTCAGTACAAGAACATCTAGCCCCATATTTTGCCCATTCTGGTCTAGAGCCTTCATGTGCTGTATTTCCAGGATCGTCACATCTCTGATTTTCAAGGAAAGCTTGCACCAGTTTCCCAAACACTAATTCCTGAacaaactagtttttattttatagaaAATGTTAGCTAAAGGGCTCCAATGCAGACTGAGGGCCCACACCAGTTCCTGCAAACCAAACCTCTCTCCATCACCAGTTATTTGCCCTCAAGGTGCAATTGACTGCAAACAGTATTTCAGTTGGGCAAAACGCAGCTTGCGGTTTGTCATTTCAAAGTGAGAGGGATGACTCAAGGAAGGTGTAGTCTGGCCCTAAAACAAGCTTTTGCAAGAGCAGAGCTTTCTTTTCTAGGACAAAAGCATCTGGCAGGGCAGTTCAAAACCCTCATAAACAAATTCAAATATGCCTTGTAAGACCTCTGCTGCTAGATGAGCCTAGCCTTTTCTTTTTGTAAGCTGAGATGTAAGAGGCCGACCTGAGCTGCCAAATGTGCTCAGTTCTAAAACATTTTGCAGCATGTGACACTACAGCTCAAAACTGACAGAAACAACTATGCTCTCAATTGATCCTCTGCTCTTCAGCCTTTGTGATGGCACATGTGGGTTGCCTGGCAGGGTTGCTTGTTTTGCGGTCTAATACACACTTGGGAATATGTTATCAATACACACACTTTGACCCTCTGGTGAATAAGTTTTCAGGTTAGTGAAATGATGCAAAGCCAGCATGAGTGCTCATCTTTTCCACTTGTTTGAGGGCTTTTGCTCATGGTCTTGGCATGAAGGCagaggcctctcctcctcctcctcctggcagtCCGCCCTGCCTCTCCAGCCGCCCAGACTGGGGCTGCCAGGGAAACCCCCTGCCggaaaagagaaggagggtgGCCTGCAGCACAGCCAGGGGGAAAGAAGGGATTCTCCCTGCTTTCACAACCAGGCCTCTCTCTTTGCTCTAAAGATCGTCCCCTCATTCAAGAAACAGCACTCTGAGGGCTCCCATTCCTGGCATAGCACCAGACTAGTCccagcagtggtggtgaaccaCTCCATTCCCCAGGCATTTGCTTCCAAATCCAACCACAATCAAACTGAAGGCCCAGGACTGGCTGAGAGTTGCCAGAATTGTATGCACAAAGCACCAGCAGAGAAGGGGGGAACACAGGGCAGACCCCTcatgcctgttcctcttcctcGATGCTGTGCCATCCTACTGAGAATTACTGTGGAGAGACACAAGCACCAGGTGAGCAGAGATCCTGATAGCAGTTGAGGCAGAGCATCTAATAGGACTCCTGCCCATTTGCTCTTGAGGCTGCACACAAATACATTCACAGGGAGGGAGGAATGAGGGGGCTGCCCTCTATCCTATTTGCACCCCACTTAACTAGCACTGCTTAAGCCGGCACACTCAGGCACAAGGCTGGGCACACTGCTGTCAGAGAAAACCCATCCTTGGCTCTTCCCTCCTGCCCCGCCAACCACCGACCTTGCAAAAGAACTGCCTGTCTCTCGAACATACTGCAACTCCACAGGCTTGCTTCTTGGTCAGGGGCGCCACCATCAGGCAAAGCCAGGAGACACCATcgttttttaaaagtggttttctCAAAGCCTGTGGACAAaagcaggaaggaggagaagccacTAGAAATACCTCTCCACCCTCCCACCCATAATTCATTCTAAGGCTTGAGTTCGAAACCTGCCAGCAAAGCCTGGACTTATCAGTACAAACTGCCCCTGAGAATGTGCCCTTAGCTGGCTGAGCAGATTGTTTGTCCTGGGCTCAGGAGAGTCGTCTTTGGTGAGGGAGGAAAAGACAGACGTGAAAAACACTGGGAAAATGGTAAGGTGTTTATTTGTTTAAGTACAGATATCATGGCACTGGGCACAGATAATTCCTCCATAGGCCAGAGAAGCACAGCCGTAGACACTCCCTCAGCATGTTAGGAGATGCAGCAAAGAGAAAAGGCATCCCAAGGGAGACAAATCCAGAGAGAAGCCCAAGTTGTTCAGTGGCTGCAGAGCAGCATCCTTGTGGAAGGCTCACTCAGTCCTcctggagggggaaaaaggggCCAGTTACTCCACAGATGGCCTCCCACCTTGGGCTCTGGGAACAGGCCCTGAACACACAAGAACACGTGTATGTCCCCATTGCCTGCCTCATCCAGCCCCAAGCACTCTGGATCAGGGACAGCCCAGCCCCCACCAGAGGCCAGGCACTCAGCTTATGGGGCCTACATACCCACTCATCCCCATTGGCACCATCCCCATCCTCTCGTGGTGCATCAAAGGGCTCCCTGTGATCCTTGCAAGCCAAGATGCTCTCCGTCCAGGATGCCCCAGCCTGCCGGTCACCAGAGAAGTTGCACTTGGTCAGAGTCCCTGCTTCCAGCTTGGCCAGTGAGACTAGAAGGGCAAAAGAAAGCATTTTAAGCCAGTGTGGGATGGGTGAGGATCCCATCAGTCGACCAAAAACAGCCAGTTGGGGGCAGaagcagggccagctctgccTGGAGCACTCACAAAGGGTCCATCTCCCAGGGTCCTGAGACGGACAGTTGTCCCTGCTTCCAGCTCCAGCATCTCACTCTCAGGCAGCCAGAAGGCCACAGTCTGGGAAGGAGCATAAGGCCGGGTCATCTTCTCCAGCTCTGGCACAGCCGCCAGGCATTCCAGCTCCTCCAGGGACAGCCGGTCAGTGGGCCCCTTGGCTTCCACTCCTGCCAACCACCGCCACCAAAGAGGCAGAGGGAGAAATGAATTGGAGTGGAAGCAATGAGAACAATGTTCGCGCGCACACACACCAACAGAGATGCACTCCCAACTTTCCTGCAAGACACCAGCAGGGAACTCTGAACCAGGGACTATGGAGCATCTACCAATTGCCTCCCACATTTCAGGATCGAGCCACAATGTCTGCAGAAAAGTAAATAGGAAAATGGCAATTATGGGGCACATGAGGGGGCAACTTTGAGGGTTGAATTATACCTCCTCTTTCTCTGGAGTGACTAATGCTTTTTTCCTGTTCCCTTCTTAGAATCTGAGAATTGCCAGAAGAATTGCAGCTTGCAGGATATGTGCGCTCTCTGTCCTCACACACCTTGCCACCTACTTTATTGGGCTGCAGTGCAGACTACTCAGATAAAGcagacaatggctgcatccacatcacagcaataacccagtttgagatggttttaactgccctggctcagtgtgatGGAACTCTTGGAATgtgagtttgttgtggccccaggggaagggcagttaaagaggtcttaaactgggttattgctgcagtgtggatgctgccaaaGTGCTCTGAACACACTAGTGGATGCTTACAAATGCTCTTGGTGGTTACAGAGCCTCAAAAAAGGGGCGGTGGTGGAGGTCACGCTCATCCTCAAGAAGGCCAGCCCCTAAGTTGAGGTACCCAGTGGGATCCCCAGGACACAGGCCAACTCCCTGTCCCTGTTTGGGGGCACAGGACTGGCACCAGGCCAAGGAGAGTCTGATGGGGGGCAGAGAATAAGACTCACGGTAGGAGGCCGGGAGGAAGCCTGTGCTCACTTTCCGGGTTTCACTGAAGTTGGGCTCCACCTCATTCCCTTTGGGGTCAAACCTGCGGCGGTGGATCGTCCGTGGCTTGACATACAGCACAAAGTAACGTTCCTGGAGGAGGAAAGCGAGGAAGGAAACCTACTCACTCTCAGAGGCACCAAAGAGGCTGAAGAGGGTGCAAGATACCACCTCCCATTGCACAAGTAACTCTGCTGGGAACATGCATGTGGATGTAAAGCACCTGAGGATCCTGCCGTCCGTCCACCCGCCCCTCCTGTTGCCCCCTGCCCTTGTGACcctggaggagggagagagaggccagcCCTCACCTGCCCTGAGCCCTGGAGTCCTTCTTTTGGGGAATCTCACCTTCCTGCCGGAGGCATCCCAGATGAAGTGTCCCTCCACAATCACGCCATCCCCCCTGCAGAGGAGAAAAGCCAGAGACAGGGATGGGGTCAGCACAGGGACTGGgcattcctgcacggcagaaggagGGGCTTTGAGGCTGATGGCCCTTCCTGGGGATCCTTCCAACGCTAGGATTCAATGACGCTGTGAAAACTGATGTGGAAATAGATTGGCCAGCCTTGAAAgtgctgtatccacactggagaaataacctggtttaactgggggacatcaatcatggaaagCCAAGTTGGGAGAGCCTTGGATAAGCActcaaagggaagggaaaaacaacaaggatgttacggtggggaTGTCTACTAGACCCCCAAGTCaggacggaggaattggatgatatctttctagaacagagaccacacagtcagaaaagagagatgtagtagtgatgggcgacttcaactatcctgatatttgttggaagtcaaactcagccaaatcctcaaggtctagcaaattcctcacttgcctggaagacaatttcatgNNNNNNNNNNNNNNNNNNNNNNNNNNNNNNNNNNNNNNNNNNNNNNNNNNNNNNNNNNNNNNNNNNNNNNNNNNNNNNNNNNNNNNNNNNNNNNNNNNNNNNNNNNNNNNNNNNNNNNNNNNNNNNNNNNNNNNNNNNNNNNNNNNNNNNNNNNNNNNNNNNNNNNNNNNNNNNNNNNNNNNNNNNNNNNNNNNNNNNNNNNNNNNNNNNNNNNNNNNNNNNNNNNNNNNNNNNNNNNNNNNNNNNNNNNNNNNNNNNNNNNNNNNNNNNNNNNNNNNNNNNNNNNNNNNNNNNNNNNNNNNNNNNNNNNNNNNNNNNNNNNNNNNNNNNNNNNNNNNNNNNNNNNNNNNNNNNNNNNNNNNNNNNNNNNNNNNNNNNNNNNNNNNNNNNNNNNNNNNNNNNNNNNNNNNNNNNNNNNNNNNNNNNNNNNNNNNNNNNNNNNNNNNNNNNNNNNNNNNNNNNNNNNNNNNNNNNNNNNNNNNNNNNNNNNNNNNNNNNNNNNNNNNNNNNNNNNNNNNNNNNNNNNNNNNNNNNNNNNNNNNNNNNNNNNNNNNNNNNNNNNNNNNNNNNNNNNNNNNNNNNNNNNNNNNNNNNNNNNNNNNNNNNNNNNNNNNNNNNNNNNNNNNNNNNNNNNNNNNNNNNNNNNNNNNNNNNNNNNNNNNNNNNNNNNNNNNNNNNNNNNNNNNNNNNNNNNNNNNNNNNNNNNNNNNNNNNNNNNNNNNNNNNNNNNNNNNNNNNNNNNNNNNNNNNNNNNNNNNNNNNNNNNNNNNNNNNNNNNNNNNNNNNNNNNNNNNNNNNNNNNNNNNNNNNNNNNNNNNNNNNNNNNNNNNNNNNNNNNNNNNNNNNNNNNNNNNNNNNNNNNNNNNNNNNNNNNNNNNNNNNNNNNNNNNNNNNNNNNNNNNNNNNNNNNNNNNNNNNNNNNNNNNNNNNNNNNNNNNNNNNNNNNNNNNNNNNNNNNNNNNNNNNNNNNNNNNNNNNNNNNNNNNNNNNNNNNNNNNNNNNNNNNNNNNNNNNNNNNNNNNNNNNNNNNNNNNNNNNNNNNNNNNNNNNNNNNNNNNNNNNNNNNNNNNNNNNNNNNNNNNNNNNNNNNNNNNNNNNNNNNNNNNNNNNNNNNNNNNNNNNNNNNNNNNNNNNNNNNNNNNNNNNNNNNNNNNNNNNNNNNNNNNNNNNNNNNNNNNNNNNNNNNNNNNNNNNNNNNNNNNNNNNNNNNNNNNNNNNNNNNNNNNNNNNNNNNNNNNNNNNNNNNNNNNNNNNNNNNNNNNNNNNNNNNNNNNNNNNNNNNNNNNNNNNNNNNNNNNNNNNNNNNNNNNNNNNNNNNNNNNNNNNNNNNNNNNNNNNNNNNNNNNNNNNNNNNNNNNNNNNNNNNNNNNNNNNNNNNNNNNNNNNNNNNNNNNNNNNNNNNNNNNNNNNNNNNNNNNNNNNNNNNNNNNNNNNNNNNNNNNNNNNNNNNNNNNNNNNNNNNNNNNNNNNNNNNNNNNNNNNNNNNNNNNNNNNNNNNNNNNNNNNNNNNNNNNNNNNNNNNNNNNNNNNNNNNNNNNNNNNNNNNNNNNNNNNNNNNNNNNNNNNNNNNNNNNNNNNNNNNNNNNNNNNNNNNNNNNNNNNNNNNNNNNNNNNNNNNNNNNNNNNNNNNNNNNNNNNNNNNNNNNNNNNNNNNNNNNNNNNNNNNNNNNNNNNNNNNNNNNNNNNNNNNNNNNNNNNNNNNNNNNNNNNNNNNNNNNNNNNNNNNNNNNNNNNNNNNNNNNNNNNNNNNNNNNNNNNNNNNNNNNNNNNNNNNNNNNNNNNNNNNNNNNNNNNNNNNNNNNNNNNNNNNNNNNNNNNNNNNNNNNNNNNNNNNNNNNNNNNNNNNNNNNNNNNNNNNNNNNNNNNNNNNNNNNNNNNNNNNNNNNNNNNNNNNNNNNNNNNNNNNNNNNNNNNNNNNNNNNNNNNNNNNNNNNNNNNNNNNNNNNNNNNNNNNNNNNNNNNNNNNNNNNNNNNNNNNNNNNNNNNNNNNNNNNNNNNNNNNNNNNNNNNNNNNNNNNNNNNNNNNNNNNNNNNNNNNNNNNNNNNNNNNNNNNNNNNNNNNNNNNNNNNNNNNNNNNNNNNNNNNNNNNNNNNNNNNNNNNNNNNNNNNNNNNNNNNNNNNNNNNNNNNNNNNNNNNNNNNNNNNNNNNNNNNNNNNNNNNNNNNNNNNNNNNNNNNNNNNNNNNNNNNNNNNNNNNNNNNNNNNNNNNNNNNNNNNNNNNNNNNNNNNNNNNNNNNNNNNNNNNNNNNNNNNNNNNNNNNNNNNNNNNNNNNNNNNNNNNNNNNNNNNNNNNNNNNNNNNNNNNNNNNNNNNNNNNNNNNNNNNNNNNNNNNNNNNNNNNNNNNNNNNNNNNNNNNNNNNNNNNNNNNNNNNNNNNNNNNNNNNNNNNNNNNNNNNNNNNNNNNNNNNNNNNNNNNNNNNNNNNNNNNNNNNNNNNNNNNNNNNNNNNNNNNNNNNNNNNNNNNNNNNNNNNNNNNNNNNNNNNNNNNNNNNNNNNNNNNNNNNNNNNNNNNNNNNNNNNNNNNNNNNNNNNNNNNNNNNNNNNNNNNNNNNNNNNNNNNNNNNNNNNNNNNNNNNNNNNNNNNNNNNNNNNNNNNNNNNNNNNNNNNNNNNNNNNNNNNNNNNNNNNNNNNNNNNNNNNNNNNNNNNNNNNNNNNNNNNNNNNNNNNNNNNNNNNNNNNNNNNNNNNNNNNNNNNNNNNNNNNNNNNNNNNNNNNNNNNNNNNNNNNNNNNNNNNNNNNNNNNNNNNNNNNNNNNNNNNNNNNNNNNNNNNNNNNNNNNNNNNNNNNNNNNNNNNNNNNNNNNNNNNNNNNNNNNNNNNNNNNNNNNNNNNNNNNNNNNNNNNNNNNNNNNNNNNNNNNNNNNNNNNNNNNNNNNNNNNNNNNNNNNNNNNNNNNNNNNNNNNNNNNNNNNNNNNNNNNNNNNNNNNNNNNNNNNNNNNNNNNNNNNNNNNNNNNNNNNNNNNNNNNNNNNNNNNNNNNNNNNNNNNNNNNNNNNNNNNNNNNNNNNNNNNNNNNNNNNNNNNNNNNNNNNNNNNNNNNNNNNNNNNNNNNNNNNNNNNNNNNNNNNNNNNNNNNNNNNNNNNNNNNNNNNNNNNNNNNNNNNNNNNNNNNNNNNNNNNNNNNNNNNNNNNNNNNNNNNNNNNNNNNNNNNNNNNNNNNNNNNNNNNNNNNNNNNNNNNNNNNNNNNNNNNNNNNNNNNNNNNNNNNNNNNNNNNNNNNNNNNNNNNNNNNNNNNNNNNNNNNNNNNNNNNNNNNNNNNNNNNNNNNNNNNNNNNNNNNNNNNNNNNNNNNNNNNNNNNNNNNNNNNNNNNNNNNNNNNNNNNNNNNNNNNNNNNNNNNNNNNNNNNNNNNNNNNNNNNNNNNNNNNNNNNNNNNNNNNNNNNNNNNNNNNNNNNNNNNNNNNNNNNNNNNNNNNNNNNNNNNNNNNNNNNNNNNNNNNNNNNNNNNNNNNNNNNNNNNNNNNNNNNNNNNNNNNNNNNNNNNNNNNNNNNNNNNNNNNNNNNNNNNNNNNNNNNNNNNNNNNNNNNNNNNNNNNNNNNNNNNNNNNNNNNNNNNNNNNNNNNNNNNNNNNNNNNNNNNNNNNNNNNNNNNNNNNNNNNNNNNNNNNNNNNNNNNNNNNNNNNNNNNNNNNNNNNNNNNNNNNNNNNNNNNNNNNNNNNNNNNNNNNNNNNNNNNNNNNNNNNNNNNNNNNNNNNNNNNNNNNNNNNNNNNNNNNNNNNNNNNNNNNNNNNNNNNNNNNNNNNNNNNNNNNNNNNNNNNNNNNNNNNNNNNNNNNNNNNNNNNNNNNNNNNNNNNNNNNNNNNNNNNNNNNNNNNNNNNNNNNNNNNNNNNNNNNNNNNNNNNNNNNNNNNNNNNNNNNNNNNNNNNNNNNNNNNNNNNNNNNNNNNNNNNNNNNNNNNNNNNNNNNNNNNNNNNNNNNNNNNNNNNNNNNNNNNNNNNNNNNNNNNNNNNNNNNNNNNNNNNNNNNNNNNNNNNNNNNNNNNNNNNNNNNNNNNNNNNNNNNNNNNNNNNNNNNNNNNNNNNNNNNNNNNNNNNNNNNNNNNNNNNNNNNNNNNNNNNNNNNNNNNNNNNNNNNNNNNNNNNNNNNNNNNNNNNNNNNNNNNNNNNNNNNNNNNNNNNNNNNNNNNNNNNNNNNNNNNNNNNNNNNNNNNNNNNNNNNNNNNNNNNNNNNNNNNNNNNNNNNNNNNNNNNNNNNNNNNNNNNNNNNNNNNNNNNNNNNNNNNNNNNNNNNNNNNNNNNNNNNNNNNNNNNNNNNNNNNNNNNNNNNNNNNNNNNNNNNNNNNNNNNNNNNNNNNNNNNNNNNNNNNN from Sceloporus undulatus isolate JIND9_A2432 ecotype Alabama chromosome 6, SceUnd_v1.1, whole genome shotgun sequence carries:
- the ARPIN gene encoding arpin isoform X2, producing the protein MSRLYDPRCLRRTKAEVHTERLEGGRWEPGAWQRGDGVIVEGHFIWDASGRKERYFVLYVKPRTIHRRRFDPKGNEVEPNFSETRKVSTGFLPASYLSLAKLEAGTLTKCNFSGDRQAGASWTESILACKDHREPFDAPREDGDGANGDEWED
- the ARPIN gene encoding arpin isoform X1 is translated as MSRLYDPRCLRRTKAEVHTERLEGGRWEPGAWQRGDGVIVEGHFIWDASGRKERYFVLYVKPRTIHRRRFDPKGNEVEPNFSETRKVSTGFLPASYRVEAKGPTDRLSLEELECLAAVPELEKMTRPYAPSQTVAFWLPESEMLELEAGTTVRLRTLGDGPFSHWPSWKQGL
- the ARPIN gene encoding arpin isoform X3 is translated as MSRLYDPRCLRRTKAEVHTERLEGGRWEPGAWQRGDGVIVEGHFIWDASGRKERYFVLYVKPRTIHRRRFDPKGNEVEPNFSETRKVSTGFLPASYRVEAKGPTDRLSLEELECLAAVPELEKMTRPYAPSQTVAFWLPESEMLELEAGTTVRLRTLGDGPFVISLAKLEAGTLTKCNFSGDRQAGASWTESILACKDHREPFDAPREDGDGANGDEWED